One Streptococcus gallolyticus subsp. gallolyticus DSM 16831 DNA window includes the following coding sequences:
- a CDS encoding YqgQ family protein: MKTLYDVQQLLKRFGIYVYIGKRLYDIEVMKLELEKLYENGLIDKTDYLTAELILRREHRLEMEKENND, translated from the coding sequence ATGAAAACATTATATGATGTGCAACAATTGTTGAAACGATTTGGTATTTATGTCTATATCGGTAAGCGTCTTTATGATATTGAAGTCATGAAACTGGAATTAGAAAAATTGTATGAAAATGGGTTGATTGACAAGACGGATTACCTGACAGCTGAATTGATTTTGCGACGTGAGCACCGTTTAGAAATGGAGAAAGAAAATAATGACTAA
- a CDS encoding ROK family glucokinase, with product MTKKLLGIDLGGTTIKFGILTLEGEVQEKWAIDTNILEDGKHIVPDIVESIKHRLNLYGLTKDDFVGIGMGSPGAVDRAKKTVTGAFNLNWAHTEEVGSVIERELGIPFAIDNDANVAALGERWTGAGANNPDVVFVTLGTGVGGGVIADGNLIHGVAGAGGEIGHMNVEPVDGFECTCGNKGCLETVASATGVVRVARHLAEEYEGDSSIKAAIDNGDAVTSKDIFVAAEAGDHFADSVVEKVGFYLGQATANIANILNPDSVVIGGGVSAAGEFLRSRVEKYFVSYAFPQVRKTTKIKIAELGNDAGIIGAASLASQFVD from the coding sequence ATGACTAAAAAACTTTTAGGGATTGACCTTGGTGGGACAACGATTAAATTCGGTATCCTAACACTTGAGGGAGAAGTGCAAGAAAAATGGGCAATTGACACGAATATCCTTGAAGATGGTAAACACATTGTCCCTGATATTGTTGAATCAATTAAACACCGTTTGAATCTTTACGGTTTGACAAAAGATGATTTTGTAGGTATCGGTATGGGGTCTCCAGGTGCTGTTGACCGCGCTAAAAAAACAGTTACAGGTGCTTTCAACTTGAACTGGGCACACACTGAAGAAGTCGGTTCAGTTATCGAACGTGAACTTGGCATTCCATTTGCTATTGATAACGATGCAAACGTAGCTGCACTTGGTGAACGTTGGACAGGTGCTGGCGCAAACAATCCAGATGTTGTTTTTGTAACACTTGGAACTGGTGTTGGTGGCGGTGTTATCGCTGACGGTAACCTTATCCACGGTGTCGCTGGTGCTGGTGGAGAAATTGGTCACATGAATGTTGAACCAGTTGATGGATTTGAATGTACTTGTGGTAACAAAGGTTGTCTAGAAACAGTTGCTTCAGCAACAGGTGTTGTGCGTGTGGCTCGTCATTTGGCTGAAGAATACGAAGGTGATTCAAGCATCAAAGCTGCCATTGACAATGGTGATGCGGTGACAAGTAAAGACATCTTTGTCGCTGCTGAAGCGGGTGACCATTTTGCCGATTCAGTTGTTGAAAAAGTTGGTTTCTATCTTGGTCAAGCAACAGCAAATATCGCAAACATCTTGAACCCAGATTCAGTTGTTATCGGTGGTGGTGTTTCAGCGGCAGGCGAATTCTTGCGTAGTCGCGTTGAAAAATATTTTGTCAGCTACGCTTTCCCACAAGTGCGCAAAACAACAAAAATCAAAATTGCCGAACTTGGAAATGATGCTGGTATCATTGGTGCAGCAAGTCTTGCAAGTCAATTTGTAGATTAA
- a CDS encoding rhodanese-like domain-containing protein, whose product MNWIIVLVILVAIVAWMAWTYFSLRRAAKFIDNAEFESMIHTSQLIDVREAGAFKTKHIMGARNLPASQIQLSMSAIRKDKPVLLYDSSRSSALPRVIRTLKKAGYTNLYVLKDGFDYWTGKVKES is encoded by the coding sequence ATGAACTGGATTATCGTTTTAGTTATTTTAGTTGCTATCGTTGCTTGGATGGCTTGGACTTATTTTAGTCTCCGCCGTGCAGCGAAATTTATTGATAATGCTGAGTTTGAAAGCATGATTCACACAAGTCAATTGATTGATGTGCGTGAGGCTGGCGCTTTCAAAACAAAACATATCATGGGAGCTCGTAATCTTCCAGCTAGTCAAATTCAACTCTCAATGTCTGCTATTCGTAAAGATAAACCTGTTCTTTTATACGATAGTAGCAGAAGTTCAGCACTTCCACGTGTTATTAGAACACTTAAAAAAGCAGGCTACACTAATCTTTATGTTCTTAAAGATGGCTTTGACTACTGGACAGGAAAAGTTAAAGAAAGTTAA
- a CDS encoding alpha-galactosidase, producing the protein MSITKINNIFHLSNTDMSYLIKIMPNGQLEQLYFGPTLVLKEDDFSLLEHSEGKAAGTVKYAKNSSFTLADKHQECALYGTTAFQEASLEVTVHDTPHYLELKYLDYDTQKEKLSYSGPHVRLNDDAEILSLRLEDAGLQLQVTLEYVFFKKGKNISKRVLINNNGQHDIVLTRALSSTFWLEDANDYQAYHFSGAWISERQLKKYPLQQGSFKVESLTGTSSHQHNPFVAIAKKETTFDTGMCYGANLVYSGNFIQQIDVNEWNQARLMSGISPYTFSWQLKPNENFATPQTVLSFSQDGLNGLAQENADFISEHIISPFWTKRERPIVLNSWETYVFDFDENKLLTLAKEAVALGIECFVVDDGWFAKRNNDRSSLGDWYPNPEKFPNGLQVFAQKIHQMGLQFGLWFEPEMVNEDTELYRKHPDWIVEPPQGRYSYGRGQLVLDFTNPAVVKNIFEQMSRIIDETQLDYLKWDMNRNLTEVYSNYLAKNGIRQGEFFHRYVQGVYQLYEKLLERYPNLLIEGCASGGGRFDLGILYYSPQIWVSDNTDAIARLDIQENTALAYPITCLSNHVSQVPNGQIQRITPLETRFNVAIFGILGYELDLLSLDEHSKNIIKQQITLYKNLRHDIMTGRFYQVLKRPNQHIWALQSPQIILVGYFSILADINQSTSKTFTLPFVDSKTTYDIVDNQTVSGSLLKYRGMPVPIALNGTNQETAALVGDFQSKLLLLRKH; encoded by the coding sequence ATGTCAATTACAAAAATAAACAATATTTTTCACTTGTCAAATACTGATATGAGTTACCTCATCAAAATCATGCCAAATGGACAACTTGAACAACTGTATTTTGGTCCAACATTAGTGCTAAAAGAAGATGACTTTTCCCTTTTAGAACACTCAGAAGGCAAAGCTGCTGGCACTGTTAAATATGCCAAAAATAGCAGTTTTACATTAGCTGATAAACATCAAGAATGTGCCCTTTATGGGACAACGGCTTTCCAAGAAGCTTCACTTGAAGTGACCGTCCATGATACCCCACACTATTTAGAGTTAAAATACCTTGATTACGATACTCAAAAAGAAAAGCTCTCCTATTCTGGACCACATGTCAGACTAAATGATGACGCTGAAATATTAAGCCTTAGGCTAGAAGATGCTGGGTTGCAATTACAAGTCACTTTAGAATATGTTTTTTTTAAAAAAGGAAAAAATATCAGCAAACGCGTCCTTATTAACAACAATGGACAACATGATATTGTCTTAACACGCGCACTCTCCTCAACCTTTTGGCTAGAAGATGCCAACGACTATCAAGCTTATCATTTTTCAGGTGCTTGGATTTCAGAACGTCAATTAAAAAAATACCCACTTCAACAAGGAAGTTTTAAAGTCGAAAGTTTAACTGGGACAAGTAGTCATCAACACAATCCCTTTGTCGCTATTGCCAAAAAAGAAACGACTTTTGACACAGGCATGTGTTATGGAGCAAACTTGGTTTATTCTGGTAATTTCATTCAACAAATCGATGTTAATGAATGGAATCAAGCAAGATTAATGAGTGGGATTTCACCTTATACTTTTTCTTGGCAACTAAAACCAAATGAAAATTTTGCAACACCGCAAACTGTTTTAAGTTTTAGTCAAGACGGTCTCAATGGCTTAGCACAAGAAAACGCTGATTTTATTTCTGAACATATCATTTCTCCATTCTGGACAAAACGAGAGCGACCAATTGTACTAAATAGCTGGGAGACTTACGTTTTTGATTTCGATGAAAACAAGCTTTTAACCCTTGCTAAAGAAGCCGTAGCATTGGGCATTGAATGTTTTGTCGTTGATGATGGTTGGTTTGCTAAACGCAACAACGACCGCTCATCATTAGGTGATTGGTACCCAAATCCTGAAAAATTTCCAAATGGATTACAAGTATTTGCCCAAAAAATTCACCAAATGGGGTTACAATTTGGTCTTTGGTTTGAACCCGAAATGGTTAACGAGGATACCGAGCTTTATCGTAAGCATCCTGATTGGATTGTTGAGCCACCACAAGGACGTTATTCATACGGTCGTGGTCAATTAGTGCTTGACTTTACCAATCCAGCTGTTGTCAAAAATATTTTTGAACAAATGTCTCGAATTATCGATGAAACACAACTAGATTATCTCAAATGGGATATGAACCGAAATTTAACCGAAGTTTATTCCAATTATCTCGCCAAAAACGGCATCAGACAAGGAGAATTTTTCCATCGCTATGTTCAAGGTGTTTATCAATTATACGAAAAATTACTTGAACGTTACCCAAATCTCCTCATTGAAGGTTGTGCATCAGGGGGCGGACGATTTGATTTAGGTATTCTTTATTATAGCCCTCAAATCTGGGTTAGCGACAATACCGATGCGATTGCCAGATTGGATATTCAAGAAAATACTGCTCTTGCCTACCCAATCACTTGCCTCTCTAACCACGTCTCTCAAGTTCCAAATGGTCAAATTCAACGTATTACCCCTTTAGAGACACGTTTCAACGTTGCTATTTTTGGAATTCTTGGCTATGAACTGGATTTATTAAGTTTAGACGAACACTCAAAAAATATTATAAAACAGCAGATTACACTGTACAAAAACCTTAGACATGACATCATGACTGGACGTTTCTACCAAGTTCTGAAGCGTCCAAACCAGCACATTTGGGCGCTTCAAAGTCCACAGATTATCTTGGTTGGGTACTTTTCAATCCTAGCTGATATTAATCAAAGTACCAGCAAAACATTCACCCTTCCTTTTGTAGATTCTAAAACTACATATGATATTGTGGACAATCAAACTGTCAGTGGCAGTCTGTTGAAATATCGTGGTATGCCTGTTCCAATCGCCCTAAACGGAACTAATCAAGAAACTGCTGCTTTGGTTGGTGATTTTCAATCAAAACTTCTCCTCCTCAGAAAACATTGA
- a CDS encoding PTS sugar transporter subunit IIC, whose protein sequence is MSLTDKITQKMMPLATAICENKHLTSLRDGFMVAFPATMFASIMMIIQNLPATFGFDKFLPDGFITFLNDFFGPIGNATMNVTALFVTFGVGYHFAKYLKCSKIYAGAVSLASFLLLLPFKTVKGQVYMPTAKLGSQGMIVAILTGFLATAIFAYLENKKITIKMPKQVPPGIATSFTSIIPSAAALLIFNTIRYLFTFTSWGNAFDCLFNVLQQPLVGLGTSLPATLVAVVAAQLLWWFGVHGQMIVGAITEPLLQTSNLENYAAFQAGKPLPHIICSTFMGIFPLIGGNGMTLGVVLISLFLARSLRLKSTMKMVAVPAFFNISEPITFGLPIVLNPMVLIPWILAPVVTVLTSYYAIYLGFVPRPIGVTIVWTTPVFLSGWIGTASIAGGILQLVNVAVSIAIWLPFMMAIDKTYLADEANPVTESVAEND, encoded by the coding sequence ATGTCTTTAACTGACAAAATCACGCAAAAAATGATGCCACTGGCTACGGCTATTTGCGAAAACAAGCATCTAACCAGCTTACGTGATGGTTTTATGGTTGCTTTCCCAGCCACAATGTTTGCATCTATTATGATGATTATCCAAAATTTACCCGCTACCTTTGGATTCGACAAATTTTTACCTGACGGTTTCATAACCTTTTTGAACGATTTTTTTGGTCCAATCGGAAATGCAACAATGAATGTCACAGCATTATTTGTTACTTTTGGTGTTGGTTATCATTTTGCTAAATATCTTAAATGCTCAAAGATTTATGCTGGTGCTGTTAGTTTAGCCTCTTTCCTACTACTTCTTCCATTTAAAACAGTAAAAGGTCAAGTTTACATGCCGACAGCAAAGCTTGGCTCTCAAGGAATGATTGTAGCCATCCTAACTGGATTTTTAGCGACAGCCATTTTTGCTTACCTAGAAAATAAAAAAATTACCATAAAAATGCCAAAACAAGTCCCACCTGGGATAGCAACATCATTTACGTCTATTATCCCAAGTGCGGCAGCTCTATTGATTTTCAATACCATTCGTTACCTCTTTACCTTTACAAGTTGGGGCAATGCTTTTGATTGCTTATTTAATGTTTTACAACAACCTTTAGTTGGTCTTGGAACAAGCTTGCCTGCTACTCTCGTTGCCGTTGTCGCTGCCCAACTCCTTTGGTGGTTTGGAGTTCATGGTCAAATGATTGTTGGCGCCATTACTGAGCCACTACTGCAAACATCAAACCTCGAAAATTATGCTGCCTTCCAAGCTGGAAAACCGTTGCCGCACATCATCTGTTCGACTTTCATGGGAATTTTCCCACTTATTGGTGGTAACGGAATGACTCTGGGTGTTGTTCTGATATCACTTTTCCTAGCACGCTCACTTCGCCTAAAAAGCACAATGAAAATGGTAGCTGTTCCTGCTTTCTTCAATATTTCTGAACCGATTACTTTTGGACTTCCAATTGTTTTAAATCCAATGGTACTCATCCCTTGGATTTTGGCTCCTGTTGTGACCGTGTTAACGTCATACTATGCTATTTATCTTGGTTTTGTTCCTCGTCCAATTGGTGTCACTATTGTTTGGACAACACCTGTTTTCCTTTCAGGCTGGATTGGAACAGCCTCTATTGCTGGTGGGATTTTACAACTGGTTAACGTGGCAGTTTCTATTGCGATTTGGCTTCCATTCATGATGGCAATTGACAAAACATATCTCGCTGATGAAGCTAATCCTGTAACAGAAAGCGTGGCAGAAAATGATTGA
- a CDS encoding AraC family transcriptional regulator, whose translation MKIINYSNDCYQNVDVMLYNYGYEECDSGHFYGPAVRKSYMIHYITAGKGIFRVNHQTYELSTGDAFLMKPGEEIYYEADKKEPWCYAWIGVQGAKIEHYLDCTTLLEKPVFHYDKDERLVKIYNQFFKATNEPVLLRELKANRAIYDLFAFLIENFPNHQSQDKKDDLSYIKEAVAYCNLNLDKPIKVQEIADYLNLNRSYLARLFKQKTGVSLKQYLSHLRIENAKELLTKTELPVNVIACSIGFSDPLYFSKFFKKWTGYSPEKYRQVEVNVQDRQQYEFLLK comes from the coding sequence ATGAAAATTATTAATTATTCTAATGACTGTTATCAAAATGTAGATGTGATGCTTTATAATTACGGCTATGAGGAATGTGATTCTGGGCATTTTTATGGACCTGCCGTCAGAAAAAGTTATATGATTCATTACATTACAGCTGGTAAAGGGATTTTCAGAGTTAATCATCAAACATATGAGTTATCAACAGGCGATGCCTTTTTAATGAAACCAGGTGAGGAAATTTATTATGAAGCTGATAAAAAAGAACCGTGGTGCTATGCTTGGATAGGTGTTCAAGGAGCAAAAATTGAACACTATCTTGATTGTACGACTTTGCTTGAAAAGCCAGTGTTTCATTATGATAAAGACGAACGCTTGGTCAAGATTTATAATCAATTCTTTAAGGCAACAAATGAGCCAGTTTTATTGAGAGAACTTAAAGCTAATCGTGCTATTTATGACTTATTTGCTTTCTTGATTGAAAATTTCCCAAATCATCAATCTCAAGATAAAAAAGATGATTTGTCTTACATCAAGGAAGCTGTCGCTTATTGCAATCTCAATTTAGATAAGCCGATTAAAGTTCAGGAAATAGCTGATTACCTTAACCTCAATCGCTCTTACTTAGCTCGTTTATTCAAACAAAAAACAGGCGTCAGCTTAAAGCAATATCTATCACATTTGCGAATTGAGAATGCCAAAGAATTATTAACAAAAACGGAATTACCAGTCAATGTCATTGCGTGTTCCATTGGATTTTCAGACCCATTATATTTCTCTAAGTTTTTTAAAAAATGGACAGGATATTCTCCAGAAAAATACCGTCAAGTTGAAGTCAATGTTCAAGACAGACAGCAATATGAATTTTTATTAAAATAA
- the typA gene encoding translational GTPase TypA: MTKLREDIRNVAIIAHVDHGKTTLVDELLKQSHTLDERKELQERAMDSNDLEKERGITILAKNTAVAYNGVRINIMDTPGHADFGGEVERIMKMVDGVVLVVDAYEGTMPQTRFVLKKALEQNLTPIVVVNKIDKPSARPAEVVDEVLELFIELGADDDQLEFPVVYASAINGTSSLSDDPADQEHTMAPVFDTIIDHIPAPVDNSEEPLQFQVSLLDYNDFVGRIGIGRIFRGTVKVGDQVTLSKLDGTTKNFRVTKLFGFFGLERREIQEAKAGDLIAISGMEDIFVGETITPTDCVEPLPILHIDEPTLQMTFLANNSPFAGREGKFVTSRKVEERLLAELQTDVSLRVEATDSPDKWTVSGRGELHLSILIETMRREGYELQVSRPEVIIKEIDGVKCEPFERVQIDTPEEYQGSVIQSLSERKGEMLDMQSTGNGQTRLVFLAPARGLIGYPTEFLSMTHGYGIMNHTFDQYLPVINAEIGGRRRGALVSIDTGKATTYSIMSVEERGTIFVNPGTEVYEGMIIGENSRENDLTVNITKAKQMTNVRSATKDQTAVIKTPRILTLEESLEFLNDDEYMEVTPESIRLRKQILDKNLRAKAAKKKKSAEE, encoded by the coding sequence ATGACTAAATTAAGAGAAGATATTCGTAACGTGGCGATTATCGCCCACGTTGACCACGGGAAAACAACCCTTGTTGATGAATTATTGAAACAATCACACACACTTGACGAACGTAAAGAATTGCAAGAACGTGCAATGGACTCAAACGATCTTGAAAAAGAACGTGGTATTACAATCCTTGCTAAAAATACTGCAGTTGCTTACAACGGTGTTCGTATCAATATCATGGACACACCAGGACACGCGGACTTCGGTGGAGAAGTTGAACGTATCATGAAAATGGTTGACGGTGTTGTGCTTGTTGTCGATGCTTACGAAGGAACTATGCCTCAAACACGTTTCGTGTTGAAAAAAGCTCTTGAACAAAACTTAACACCAATCGTTGTTGTTAACAAAATTGATAAACCATCAGCTCGCCCAGCAGAAGTTGTTGATGAAGTTCTTGAACTCTTCATCGAACTTGGTGCTGACGATGACCAATTAGAATTCCCAGTTGTTTACGCATCAGCTATCAACGGTACATCATCACTTTCAGATGACCCAGCTGATCAAGAACACACAATGGCTCCAGTCTTTGACACTATCATTGACCATATTCCAGCGCCAGTTGATAACTCAGAAGAACCACTTCAATTCCAAGTGTCACTTCTTGATTACAATGATTTCGTTGGACGTATCGGTATCGGACGTATTTTCCGCGGTACTGTTAAAGTTGGTGACCAAGTTACTCTTTCAAAACTTGACGGTACAACTAAAAACTTCCGTGTTACTAAATTATTTGGTTTCTTCGGACTTGAACGTCGTGAAATCCAAGAAGCAAAAGCTGGTGATTTGATTGCTATCTCTGGTATGGAAGACATCTTCGTTGGTGAAACAATCACTCCAACAGATTGCGTTGAACCGCTTCCAATTCTTCACATTGACGAACCAACACTTCAAATGACATTCTTGGCAAATAACTCACCATTTGCAGGTCGTGAAGGTAAATTCGTTACATCTCGTAAAGTTGAAGAACGCTTGCTTGCTGAATTGCAAACTGACGTATCACTTCGTGTTGAAGCAACTGATTCACCAGATAAATGGACTGTATCAGGTCGTGGTGAATTGCACTTGTCTATCCTTATCGAAACAATGCGTCGTGAAGGATATGAACTTCAAGTATCACGTCCAGAAGTTATCATCAAAGAAATTGACGGCGTGAAATGCGAACCATTCGAACGTGTTCAAATCGATACACCAGAAGAATACCAAGGTTCAGTTATCCAATCATTATCAGAACGTAAAGGTGAAATGCTTGATATGCAATCAACTGGTAATGGTCAAACACGTCTTGTATTCTTGGCACCAGCACGTGGACTTATCGGATACCCAACTGAATTCCTTTCAATGACTCACGGTTACGGTATCATGAACCACACATTCGACCAATACTTGCCAGTTATCAATGCAGAAATTGGTGGACGTCGTCGTGGTGCTCTTGTATCTATCGATACTGGTAAAGCAACAACATACTCAATCATGTCTGTTGAAGAACGCGGTACAATCTTCGTTAACCCAGGTACTGAAGTTTACGAAGGAATGATTATCGGTGAAAACTCACGTGAAAACGACTTGACAGTTAACATCACTAAAGCTAAACAAATGACTAACGTCCGTTCAGCTACGAAAGACCAAACTGCTGTTATCAAAACACCACGTATCTTGACGCTTGAAGAATCACTTGAATTCTTGAACGATGACGAATACATGGAAGTAACACCAGAATCAATCCGCTTGCGTAAACAAATCCTTGATAAAAACTTGCGCGCTAAAGCAGCTAAGAAGAAAAAATCTGCAGAGGAGTAA
- a CDS encoding DUF3165 family protein, giving the protein MFYLIVAILIVSYYFFMAPKTIRSTLNMIGMVGAVALLLVLAAMSFVKIMQSPPEIFLGLAMVALGFFAIRDVYRLPSKKDEKKHYSKKS; this is encoded by the coding sequence ATGTTTTATTTAATCGTTGCTATTTTGATTGTTTCGTATTATTTTTTCATGGCTCCAAAAACAATTCGCAGCACTTTAAATATGATTGGTATGGTGGGAGCAGTAGCTTTATTGCTCGTTTTGGCAGCTATGAGTTTTGTCAAAATTATGCAATCACCACCAGAAATCTTTCTTGGACTTGCTATGGTTGCCTTAGGATTCTTCGCCATAAGAGATGTCTATCGCTTACCGTCTAAGAAAGATGAAAAAAAGCATTATAGCAAGAAAAGCTGA
- the murD gene encoding UDP-N-acetylmuramoyl-L-alanine--D-glutamate ligase: protein MKTIKTFENKKVLVLGLAKSGEAAARLLEKLGAIVTVNDGKPFDENPAAQSLLEEGIKVICGSHPLELLDENFELMVKNPGIRYDNPMVARAIEKNIPVITEVELAYMISDAPIIGITGSNGKTTTTTMIAETLNNGGKSGLLSGNIGFPASEVAQTATDKDILVMELSSFQLMGTDTFHPHIAVITNLMPTHIDYHGTFEEYVAAKWNIQKNMTADDFVVLNFNQDLAKELAQKTAAQVVPFSTTEKVDGAYLDGDTLYFKGEAIMKASEIGVPGSHNVENALATIAVAKLSGIANDAIKETLTHFGGVKHRLQALGGINGVKFYNDSKSTNILATQKALSGFDNSKVILIAGGLDRGNEFDELVPDITGVKLMVILGESAPRVKRAADKANVPYVDAKDVADAARIAYDKAEAGDVVLLSPANASWDMYKSFEVRGDEFIATFEAIKGE, encoded by the coding sequence ATGAAAACAATTAAAACATTTGAAAATAAAAAAGTTTTGGTACTTGGTTTGGCAAAATCTGGTGAAGCCGCAGCACGACTCCTTGAAAAATTGGGCGCTATCGTTACTGTCAATGACGGTAAACCATTCGATGAAAATCCTGCTGCACAATCACTGCTTGAAGAAGGAATCAAAGTTATCTGTGGTAGCCACCCGTTGGAACTTTTGGATGAAAATTTTGAATTAATGGTTAAAAACCCAGGTATTCGATACGATAATCCAATGGTAGCACGTGCTATCGAAAAAAATATTCCAGTTATCACAGAAGTTGAGCTAGCTTACATGATTTCAGATGCCCCAATCATTGGAATTACTGGTTCAAATGGTAAAACAACGACAACAACCATGATTGCTGAAACACTTAATAACGGTGGTAAATCTGGGCTTCTTTCAGGAAATATCGGTTTTCCTGCTTCAGAAGTTGCGCAAACAGCAACAGATAAAGACATTTTGGTTATGGAATTGTCTTCTTTCCAATTAATGGGAACAGATACTTTCCACCCACATATCGCTGTTATTACTAACCTTATGCCAACTCACATTGACTATCATGGAACTTTTGAAGAGTATGTTGCAGCAAAATGGAACATTCAAAAGAATATGACTGCTGATGATTTCGTCGTGCTTAATTTCAACCAAGATTTGGCAAAAGAATTGGCACAAAAAACAGCTGCCCAAGTCGTTCCATTTTCTACAACTGAAAAAGTTGACGGTGCTTACTTAGACGGTGATACGTTGTATTTCAAAGGTGAAGCTATCATGAAAGCTTCAGAAATCGGTGTGCCAGGTAGCCATAATGTAGAAAATGCTTTGGCAACTATTGCCGTAGCAAAATTATCAGGAATCGCAAATGATGCTATCAAAGAAACCTTGACTCATTTTGGTGGCGTAAAACATCGTCTTCAAGCACTTGGTGGGATTAATGGTGTTAAATTCTACAACGATTCAAAATCAACTAATATTTTAGCAACTCAAAAAGCCCTTTCAGGCTTTGATAATTCAAAAGTGATTTTAATCGCTGGTGGCCTTGACCGTGGAAATGAATTTGACGAACTTGTTCCAGATATTACTGGGGTTAAATTAATGGTTATCCTTGGTGAATCAGCTCCGCGTGTCAAACGTGCAGCTGACAAAGCAAATGTTCCATATGTTGATGCCAAAGACGTTGCAGACGCTGCTCGCATTGCTTATGACAAAGCTGAAGCTGGTGATGTTGTTCTCTTAAGCCCTGCTAATGCTAGCTGGGATATGTACAAGAGCTTTGAAGTTCGTGGTGACGAATTTATCGCAACCTTTGAAGCAATTAAAGGAGAATAA
- a CDS encoding UDP-N-acetylglucosamine--N-acetylmuramyl-(pentapeptide) pyrophosphoryl-undecaprenol N-acetylglucosamine transferase — MAKKIVFTGGGTVGHVTLNLILIPKFIKDGWEVHYIGDKNGIEHEQITKSGLDVTFHSIATGKLRRYFSWQNMLDVFKVSFGILQSLVIIAKIRPQALFSKGGFVSVPPVIAAKTLGVPVFVHESDLSMGLANKIAYKFATTMYTTFEQAEGLAKAKHVGAITKVGSKVDYDDSKIEEIKNHFDPNLKTLLFIGGSAGARVFNDFITNTPELIEHFNVINISGDKRLNGLSQNLYRVDYVTDLYQPLMDMADVVVTRGGSNTIFELVAMHKLHLIVPLGKEASRGDQLENAAYFEKKGYARQLAEEKLTFTNLEEELAQLFAHEDSYKTAMATSNEIKSQDEFYHLITQDISKTAKGM; from the coding sequence ATGGCTAAGAAAATTGTCTTTACTGGCGGTGGAACCGTTGGTCATGTGACGTTGAACCTTATTCTTATCCCAAAATTTATCAAAGACGGTTGGGAAGTTCATTACATTGGCGACAAAAATGGCATTGAGCATGAACAAATCACCAAATCAGGTCTTGATGTGACTTTCCATTCCATTGCAACAGGAAAATTAAGACGTTATTTCTCATGGCAAAACATGCTTGACGTTTTCAAAGTATCATTTGGAATTCTACAATCATTGGTAATTATTGCTAAAATTCGACCACAAGCCCTCTTTTCAAAAGGAGGATTTGTGTCAGTTCCACCAGTCATTGCTGCTAAGACGTTAGGCGTTCCTGTATTTGTTCATGAATCTGATTTGTCTATGGGCTTGGCAAATAAAATCGCCTATAAATTTGCGACAACAATGTACACAACTTTTGAACAAGCTGAAGGCTTAGCAAAAGCAAAACATGTTGGAGCGATTACAAAAGTCGGCAGTAAAGTTGACTATGATGACAGTAAAATTGAAGAGATAAAAAATCATTTTGACCCTAATTTGAAAACACTTTTGTTTATTGGTGGTTCTGCTGGGGCACGTGTTTTTAATGATTTCATCACTAATACTCCTGAATTAATCGAGCATTTCAATGTTATCAACATTTCAGGGGATAAACGTTTGAATGGTTTAAGTCAAAACCTCTATCGTGTTGACTACGTCACAGACCTTTATCAACCTTTGATGGATATGGCTGATGTGGTTGTGACACGAGGTGGTTCAAATACTATCTTTGAATTGGTTGCAATGCACAAATTGCACTTGATTGTTCCTCTTGGAAAAGAAGCCAGTCGTGGTGACCAATTAGAGAATGCAGCTTATTTTGAGAAAAAAGGCTATGCTCGTCAGCTTGCTGAAGAAAAATTAACCTTTACTAATCTTGAAGAAGAATTAGCTCAACTTTTTGCTCACGAAGATAGTTATAAAACAGCAATGGCGACTTCAAACGAAATCAAATCACAAGATGAATTTTATCATCTCATCACGCAAGACATCTCTAAAACCGCAAAAGGAATGTAA